GGATCGGCTGCAGAAATTTGTTGCAGGGCTACCTGGCGCGTCGAAATGTATTGGCGCCGGGAACTGCATGACGGAGACCGTCGTGCCGAATCGCCAGACAGGCGGCAAGGCTTGGCGCGCACGGATGGGAGTGACGACTCAAGCGAGGGAGAGAAAGAAACAGCGGTCGCTTTGCTGATACCACAGAGGATGCGGAGGGCAGGAGTTGGTTCTCGCAGTCCATCAACCACGTATCCCGTCATCCTCAGACGCGGCACGTAGCACGCCTGGCAGCGGTAAAGAACTCATTTAAGGGATTACGACCCAGCCTTCCAATCCGGGATTGAAAGGGCATGGCGAAGACTATGCGGGGAAGGTGTCGCACGCACACCGAATTCGGGCGCACGCGCTTTCTCCCATCAAGCAGAACGCGTCGGCCGCGTCTGCACAGATGAAAAGCCGTCACGTGGTTGGAACAACCCCGTCACATGGATCCAGCGTCTTGATTGGGTGCACGTTTTCGAGCGTCGTCTTGCCTCGCTCGCTCCGCCGCTACGGACTTCTGCGCCGCCTGAATATTGTCAGGATAGGCCGTCGAATTTCGTGGATCGTAGCCGGCGCGCTCCAAATCAACGAGTTCCTTCTGGACTTGAGCCCGGGAAACCGGTGCCGTTCCAAGTTGAGGCTGTGCAAAGGAACCCGCGCATACGCTTAACAGCGACGCAGCAAGGGACGCTGTTACAAAGTTTCGCATTTTCGAGTCCTCAAAAGAGGAGAGACGCGCCGACTATTGCTACACGGCGCACATTTATTTCAATTTCTGATTATAGGTTATCTATCGCCAAAATGACTGTCTATTCTCGAAAATCAAGTTCTATTTAAAAACGATCATTTAATTCGATAATCAGAGTCAACATGTCATTGCGTCTACGTGTGTACACCATGCTTTTAAAAAATCAAACTCCCTTCAGTCTAACGAAATCGCGGATTTTCAAATCGGAAGAGCGCGTGTCTGCCAAAGTTTGGCGAAGACACATGTCGACCGACGCGGCTCTTGAGAGGCACCGATTCCTCATACGGATTTAGCCACGCAGATCGGATGAGGACAGAACTGCTCTCAAACGAGCCATCCTTCCGAACAACCTGGTAAGTGACTACCCTGCCCCACCTTGACGCTCAGAAGAACCGCGCTTATTGTACTCGAATCCCATTTCGGAACTTGAATTGCGTAATTAAACTCAAGATCGGACCGGGGTAGGAGACGATCCCGACCAACCGATCTCGGCGCTGGCGGCATAAGAGTACAAACCTGCAATCTGATCGAGGTTCACTATCTTGACCCATCCCTCTGCGTTCACCGCTACACAGCAAACCACCGAGCCACGGCCGGGCGCACGAGCCTGGTACGCCGTCGGGCTGCTACTGTGCCTCTATATCCTCGCCTTCTTCGGCCGGCAGATTATCTCGCTTCTGGTCGACCCGCTCGAGAAGAGCCTCGGCTTAACCGAAGTTCAGATCGGGCTCCTGATCGGCTTTGCGTTCACGCTTGTTTACGCCATTGGCGGCTTGGCGTTTGGATGGTTGGTCGACACCTTCCCGCGCAAGATCATCATTTTCGTCGGCACGATCGTCTGGGCGCTGAGTTGCATCGGCTGCGGGCTATCCACCTCTTTCGAATGGCTCTTTGTCGCCCGCATGGGCGCAGGTATCGGCGAAGCAACGCTGATGCCAGCGGCTTACGCCCTCCTCAGCGATACCTTTCCCCGGAGGCGCCTGGCAACGGCTCTAGGCATTTTTTCTTTCGGGGCCACCTTTGGTATTGCAATGTCTCTCGGTCTCGGCGGATATCTCCTCGCGATGTTTTCGCACTCGAGCGGCATACAAACGCCCCTGGGTCATCTTGACCCGTGGCAAGCTGCATTTGTCATATCTGGAATCCCCCCGCTCGTCTTCGGCGTACTCGCCCTGACATTGCCTGAGCCTGAGCGGAAAAAGCGGATGCCAGCGCACCCGTCGGCCCGTCCCCTTCTGCTCACTGTGCTTCGCCGGAGGCGCGGCATCATGACGGCCCAGTTCGCGGGATTCTCCATGAATGCGTTGATGGGCTACACATTGATGGCATGGGCGCCAGCATTCATGGGACGCAGTTACGGATGGAAATCAAGCGAGATTGGGCCGGCGCTCGCGCTTACCCTCGGCATAAGCGGAGCCATCGCTACGCTCGGCAGTGGATATCTGGCAGATCGGATGTGGTCACGCGGCGTAAAGGGCAGCCATTACCTGGTCGCCGCGTCAGCGCTAACCCTTTCATCTCCGCTCGGCATCGTCGCGTTTCTCTCGCCGAGCCCGCGGATCTTCCTGCTCGGAATATTCGTCGTGTATTTTGCGGCGGCTGTTTCGCTCAACATGGGCGCAACCTCTCTTCAAGTGCTAACACCGCCAGCTCTGAGAGGACGATTGTCGGGCCTCTATCTGTTCTGCACCAATATGATTGGCGCCGGTCTCGGTCCGCTGATTGTCGCGATGATGACTCAGCACCTCTTTCACGATCGTGCCAAGGTAGGTATCGCGATGGCGATAGTGACGCCGGCATCCGCGTTAGCCGGTGCAGTGATTCTCGGATTTGCACGACGGCGCTATGCCGAGTTGATCGCCACAGCGGACATTGCTCTTGATGAGCCCGAGCCGGCCATCACGCCGACGTCTCGTGACGCGATACTCGGGACAGAATCGTGACGCACAACCTTTGAGTCCGTCGGACGAGCGCCTGATACCTGGATGATTACCATCGCAGCGGGCCCGAGTCACAAGTGACCCGGGTCTGCCGCGCTTCGACAACGTCTTCGCGCGTGGCGGAATGGCATTCCCCGGGCCACTACCTGCCCCATCTTCATCAGCCAGGTCTCCGCTCGCGAAGACCTGGATCAACATACCCCATATCCCCTTTAGCGACTTCAATCTGTCACGGGGCTCGTGCCCGCTCACACGAAATACCTCACGGGTATCCACTGATATGCGTTTATGAGACTCACGTACCATAATAGAACCACGATATCCACAAAGGATCATCACTCATCGCAGATGAGATTATCGTGGGGCGTGCCGACGCACCTTTTAGGTGACCATTTGTGAGATAGCAATAGGCGCAGAAAACAGCTACGTTCGTCGGCTCAAAAGAAGTCAATTAGAGAAACACCAATCCGCATACATATTTCGTTCTACATATTAAATAGGGGGCGGTTGTGAGGCGATGTTTCTGTGCCACGTCAATTTCCTTGCTTCTTCTGTCCGCTCATGCTCGAGCAGAGAGTGAACTCACCTTATATGGGATTCTCGACAACAGCATCGAGTTCACGAATGCTGGGAATGGCATGACAGTCAAGATGGATTCTGGAGGGTTAAACACCTCGAGATTCGGCTTGAAGGGTACTGAGAACGTTGGTGGTGGTTACATGATCAAATTTCAGCTCGAGCAAGGAATCTCGACGACTAACGGCGCGGCGACGAATCCGTCAGCCACATTCGGCCGACAGGCTTGGGTTGGCGTTGCAGCACCGTGGGGCGAAGTGCGGATGGGTCTTCAGAACACCCCAGTGTACATTCCGGTAGTGGGTGTAATGGATGCATTCACGGTCAATACAGTGGCCTCGGGCCTGGATAGCTTTCTCAGCATATCGCCGAGACAGAGAAATGCGATTACATATCTGACCCCTGACTTCAACGGCCTGACCGGGCAAGTCATGGTAAGTCTGCGCGACACCTCGACAAAACCCAGCAACGGTCTTGGCGCATACAACCTGGCAGTTGAATACACTCGGGGTGCGTTTAACTCAGCTGTCGGATATCAACGAGTTACGAATTTCACGGGAACCAGCACACTCAACGCGTTGTTCGCCGGGATGAACTACGGATTTGGGCCGCTCCGGGTTTTCGCCGGATACCACAACGCAAAAATCACCGACTCCGTGGATAAGGACGTATATTCGCTCTCCGCGAGCTATCAGTTCAGCCCTTCGATCTGGCTCTCTTTCGGAGGAGCACACGCTCACGACCGGACCGGAAAGGGGAACGGAGGCGATCAGGTCGGCCTGATGTACTGGTACTTTGTTTCTAAGCGCACCACCCTGTATGCCAGTGCCGCGTTCCTGGCTAATCATAACCAAGCAACCTTTACGATTAACGGCGAACCTATTGGGATCCCAGTCGCCTATCCCGGCGCCGACCCTAGAGGCGTCCAGCTTGGGATTCAGCATCGGTTCTAGATGCGGTGTCCATGCTTGTTCGTTCTCCTTCAGGCTAGACGTGCGAGCGATCGACTTCACGGATAGCCGCCGCTGCTGTCGTGCCCGTCAAAATGGTGGCGAATCGCGATTTGTCGTTGTGGACGCGACCGATCAGGATGCTACAGTCAAGCTAAGATAACTGCCCCTTATCGCGGGAATCGCATCGTAAATGGTAAGCCACCGCGTTGATGAGAGCGCCTGCCCCGCCTAGTCGGCGGCTTTCAGGGCGCAACGGACGTTTTCTCAGGTAGCCCCTACGACTAGTCATCGGCCAAACGCGACGTTGGATTGTTGGGTATCCTGGAAGACATCGATCGACGGGAGTACATCGTCATGATGGGTCATCTGGGCAGCGGACAGGACAAGCTCTTCTACTCGTTCAACCTCGATAATCACATCCCTCGCGAACATCTACTGAGAGGCATCGACTACTTCCTCGACCTTCGTGAGCTGCGCCAGCATCTCGCGCCGTTCTACAGCCCGATGGGTCGGCCATCGATTGATCCAGAACTCATGATCCGCATGTTGATCGTGGGCTATTGTTTCGGCATCCGGTCCGAGCGCAGGCTGTGCGAGGAGGTACATCTTAATCTGGCGTATCGATGGTTCTGCCGCCTCGGGTTGGACGACGCCGTACCCGAACATTCGACACTCTCAAAGAACCGTCACGACCGCTTCCGCGACAGTGCTGCCCTACGGCATGTGTTCGAGACAGTACTTAGCCGTTGCATGTCCGAAGGACTGGTCGAGGGCGAAGGATTCGCTATCGACGCGAGCATCATCAGGGCCGATGCGAGTGCTGCTCGCGGTGTTCCCGGTACTGAACGCGTCGACTGGGGATGTGCTGAGGGGCAAAGCCGTGCGGTCCGGGAATATCTCGATGCATTGGACGAAGCGAATCCGGCGGGCGCCGAGGCCGCAGAGGCAGACAGATCGGCGCCTCAAAAGAAGATTTCGCTGACGGACCCCGCGGCAAGCTGGACAGCCGCAGGTTGTTGCGTCAACAAGCGATCTGATCAGATAACGCTGTCGATCGGATGTTACGCACACCGGCCCACTCATGCGGCATTCACGACGTCCTTGAATCCCTTGCCTGCAGTGAACTTGACGGTTTTCGCCGCCGGAATCGTGATGGTCTCGCCCGTCGACGGATTGCGACCCGTGCGTTCGGCGCGAGCACCCGTCGAAAACGAGCCGAATCCGATCAGCTGGACTGTTTCGCCGCGCGTGACGGCCGCCGTCACGGCCTCGAGAATGGCATCAATGGCCTCGCCCGTGCTGACCTTGCTTTCGCCCGTGGTCGATGCAACAGCATCAATCAGTTCGTGTTTGTTCATCTTTCAGTCTCCCTTTGAACAATAACATCCCCGATACAGCGGGACGGACGCCACCCTACCGCAGGTGCGTCGGTCCGGCAACCCGCGAGTTGGGCGACCAGGCACCGCTTCGCGCCGAAGGGCCCCTTTCCTGTCGGCACGTCTTGTGGCGGAGCTGGCTTGCATGTTGGCGCGCCAGACGGTTAGTTGCGCAATGCTCTCATGCGGAGTTGAGTCTGCGGAGGAAGAAGCGATATGCTTCGCGCCTGATTTTTGAACCGCGATGAATGGACATTCACCCAACAGGACTTCACACGTGCAACAGCGACGTATAACTGCACGACGCTCGTCAGTGCATGGCAGGGCTCTTCGCGCTGCAGCCCATCGCCGCCGGCGAGCGGCTTATCGAATACACGGGTGAGCTGACCAGCTGGCGGCGGGCCGCCGCGCCAGCGCGCCGACGTTGGCCACACATTCGTATTCGGAGTCTCGGATGGGCGGGTGATTGATGGCAGCCGCGGTGGCAACAGCGCACGCTTCCTGAACCACGCATGCGCACCGAACTGCGAAGCCATTGAGTCGGGTGATCGTGTCTTCATCCACGCGCTCGCCGACATCGCGCCCGGCTCCGAGCTGTTTATCGACTATGCGCTGCCCATCGACAGCGAACCGACCGATGAGGTCCGGCAACAGTACGCATGCCGTTGTGGTTTGGCCGGATGCCGGCAAACCATGCTCAGCGCGTCAGACGGCTGACGTCGGCCGACGCGAATGACTGTTACCGGCAATGCTAGATGCCCCCTTCGCGAAGTGAACCAGCCATTGAAATGACGGCAGTCTCTGTTGCGCGAACGGCAACTATTGGCCGAACCCGGAAATACGAGTTGGCTTCGAACACCGCGACCCCTGGTTGAAGGCCGAACTTCCGTAAACGACCGATTCTGTTGAAAAACTCCCCGCCAAATCGAATTTTGGCTATCCTGGAAGACATTGATCGACGGGGGCGAACGTCATGATGGGTCAACAAGGTGGTGGTCAGGACAAACTCTTCTACTCCTTCAACCTTGATGACCATGTTCCGCGCACGCACCTGTTGCGCGGTATTGATCGCTACTTCGACCTCGATGGACTTCGCGAGCACCTCGCACCGCACTACAGCCACACCGGTCGGCCTTCTATCGATCCTGAGCTCATGATCCGCATGCTGATTGTGGGCTACTGCTTCGGCATTCGCTCCGAACGACGTCTGTGCGAAGAGGTACATCTCAACCTTGCTTACCGCTGGTTCTGTCGCCTTGGCCTGGAAGACGCAGTCCCCGATCACTCGACGTTCTCCAAGAAACGACACGGACGATTCCGCGACAGCGAAGCATTGCGGCACGTCTTTGAATCTGTCCTGCGTCGCTGTATGAGCGAAGGACTTGTTGAAGGCGAAGGCTTCGCCGTCGATGCGAGTGTGGTCAAGGCGGACGCAAATCGTGCTCGCGGAGTACCTGGAACGGAAGTCATCGACTGGCGTCAGGGTGACGGTCCGAGCCGAGCGGTACAAGAGTATCTAAGTGCGCTGGAGGAAGCGAACCCTGCGCCATCCGATGACGTGGAGTCTGCCACATCGCCAAAACGAATCTCGCTAACCGATCCGGCCGCACGCTACACCGCCGCGCCAGGTGGACCAGCGTTCTTCGCATACTCAACAAACTATTTGATTGACCTGCACGCGGGGATCATCGTCGATGTGGAGGCCACACCTGCACACAGAACGCAGGAGGTGGAATCCACCAAGACGATGGTCGATAGGGTTGAGCAGCGCTTCGCACTCAAACCCAAACGTCTGGTCGGTGACACGGCCTACGGAACAGGGGCGATGCTTGGGTGGATGGTTCAGGAGAAAGGCATCGATCCGCACGTACCTGTTTGGCAGCGCCCACCTCGTAACGACGGCACGTTTCCAAATAGCGATTTCCACTGGATCGAGCGGAGCGACGAATATCGCTGCCCAGCAGGCCATGCTCTTCGCAAAGAGCGGCGACCGTTCAAAGCACAGCGCTCGCACATCACGAAGCCCGGCACGATCATCTATCGATCCAGTCAGACAGACTGCGCTTCATGCTCAATGAAGGACCAATGCGGCCCGAACACACCCATGCGAAAAATCGCACGCAGTGTCCATGAGGAAGCACGAGAGGAGGCTAGAGCCGTTGCCAATACCCCTGCATATAAGCGCTCACGTCGAGAGCGCAAGAACGTCGAGATGCTGTTCGCTCATTTGAAGCGGATATTGAAGCTGGATCGTCTCCGATTGCGTGGACCCAGTGGCGCGCACGACGAATTCTTGCTGGCCGCGACGGCACAGAACTTACGGCGAATGGCGAAGTGGTTAGTGCCGGTGAGTCAACAAGCAGTAACGGCACCGACTTGAGGCACATCGAGAGCGTAACCCTTCGCGCAAATTCCGCCACCAACTCCGAGTCCACGACGACGCGCCACTCAAACCACGTCACTTCCGGCCTGCAAAGGGAGTTTTTCAAGAGAATCGGCCATCAACAGCCGTTCGGCCAGCGACAGTTCTCGACATTCGAGCGTCCGCTTGACTCGGTTAAGAGACGCGCTGCCCACGATCTTGTTCGTCGCACCACCGGCCATTGCCGACATTCAGGTGGCAATGTCGATGAGGCGGTGGTGGGTCAGTCTCCTGCAGTTCAAACATCGATGGTCGCCGATGTCAGGTCTCAATATCAGCGGACGCGTGCTGCCAACCCACTTCGACCTTTGGCGTGAGCTCGAACTCAACGGTGATCGTCAAGGTGAACGCGTAAAACAGTTGCTCCTGATCGCCGCTTCCCTGCTCCATCATGACAATGCACTCCCGCCGATTGACGGATTCCAGGACAACTAAGAATTCGACTCTCAGGGGAGTTTTTCAACGCGATAGTCCAACAAGCGTCACTCATTTCAGCGACGAAGCGCACGCTGATACGCGCACTTCAAAGTGCCGAAACTCCCCACCGACGGAAACCGCAACTTGCTGCGAGACTCTGTCGAAAATCGCGCCTTTAGCAGCTAAGATTACAGGCCACTTGCGGTACCCGAGCGAGATGTCCCGTTGGCAGTTCCTCCGTATCCCACACCCGCACCTTGAGCTGCGGTGTTTTGCGCCGCTACCTTCGCTTCGGCAGCCTGGATGTTTTCCGGATAATGAAGCCAATCGTGGGGATCGTAGCCAGCTTCTTCGAGTTGCACTAGTTCAGCACGCACCTGCGCCCGGCTTACCGACTGACTGGACTGTGCGAACGACACAACAGGTGCTGCAATCATCGCAGCAATGAGAACCGTCTTAGCGAACATCTTCATGATTATCGACCCCAGTGGATTGTAGTTAGTGGTACTACGAATAGGCCTACGGGAGACCCTCCTAGCCACGACACTCCAATCCTAGGGGTAAACATCATTAGGGCAAATACCAATTATATGAATTCTCTATTTCAGGGACATCAACAATCAGTTGGATCAAGGTTGCACGCCGCCCGGAACTACCGCAGTCTCGAAGTGACGTGTGCACCCCTCTTGCGCGGAGTCTGCACGGCAATGGGCACGGACAAGATCTATGAAACGTCTCAGGCAACGTTCACATATGCCGGCGGATATGCCTCCGCTGAACCAAGGCGCTTCCCAAGATCGCGTCTACCGCTACTGCCGTACCCAAGTTGGTGTGGACCTGCCCCGGGCGCCTATCCTTATCAATCAACGGTGCATGAAGTCCTCGCCGAGAACCCCGCCGGCAGCGCAGTGAAGCGACCCCAACGTGATCGACGGACATGGTTAATGCAACAATTATAGATACATTAAAGACGCAGTACAATACAAACTCAATCATTACGTTGTGTTTGCGCACTTTCGCGCCCGCTCGTCAATCCACTCGACTGCCATGATCGACCTTCGCTTTTCGACAGCTTTCCAGATGGTCCTGAGCGTGGCGCTCGCCGACCACGATGGTTTTCGATGCACGAGCAAAATGCTCGCCGACGGCCTTGGAGCAAATCCCAGCTTCGTGCGTCAACTTCTGGTGCCACTGGGGCGAGACGGCATCATTGCCGCATCGATTGGCAAGGGTGGAGGGCTGCACCTCGCACGGGCTGCCGCCAGCATAACCCTCCGCGAGATCTATGCTTCAATCACTGGCGAGAAGCGATTCCTGCACGCACGCCCATCTGCGCCACCTCGGTGCCGGGTGAGCGCCAACATCGAGCCTCTCTTCGAGAAAGTGGCGGCAGACGCCGACAAGGCACTCCTTGAGAGCCTCCAGCGACGCAACGTTGCCGAAGTGCTGTCGGAATTGCTACGGCTCGACAAGGTACGGGTCGCCCGCGGTGGCGCCAAAATTGTCCCGGAACGCGAATATATCCTTGAGGAATAGCCCCAGACGTCCGTCCATGATCGGGCTCAAGCGAAGAGGTTCGTAGATTCAGGGTTGGAACATTTTCGCAACCACCGAACACACTGGCGCGTCATCAGCGCGAGAGTGCCCTGTTTGTTGTCCGCTCTGCGCAATTCGCGTTCGCTCCAGATTCCGGATCTCGGCGATGCTGTCCGCCACCGTCCGACGGCCCAGCATGTCGAGCACGAGGGCATCCGCCTCGCCGGCGATACGCCCGAAGAACTCGACAATATTTGCGCTTGCCACGCATTGACAAGGCACGTCAGTCCGCGCGGCCCAGATCTTCTTGTCATCCGTGACGGAGCAGTAAATATCACGAAGCGTGATTGTCGCAGGTGCGCGAGCGAGACGAGCTCCGCCATTCTTCCCTAGCGAAGACGCGACTATTCCATCTCGACTCAGAGGTACAAGAAGCTTCCTGACGAAGCTCGCATTGACACCCAGCGAGTCGGCGAGCTTCTGACTGGTACATCGCACCCCATCTTCCTCAGCTATCTGTATCCCAAGCACCATCTGCAGTGCTGTCGGGAAGCGTAGATCAATCATTCCGTCTCCATCGTCACATGCATCGGGAAGTCATCACTCATCGATCACCCTTATTGCAATAATATCATTTGCAATATACGGTCAGCGAGGACGTGGCGCACGTGAGACATCCGTCCGCTTGCCCGCTCGAAATGGCACCTGCTCGCCGATGCGGCCACGGCTCTAGTGCGCCCAGAGGCGGCAGCGACCTGCACTCCCGGCCAACCCGGGGCTCCCACCTGTTTCATCACACCACCAAGCCGGACAGTCGCTGCGAGCCGATCACCACCACATCCGCTCTCTCGTCTGCCGGTGATTGATAAAATGCAATTTAGATTATTGCAATTACAGATTGAAGTGCTACTATCATTCTTGCATTTACTTTTTCGCGCTTTAAGTCGCCCTTGTTGCGCGATGGATCTCACACGTAAACCATCAGGAATGGAATCCGATGACACTCGAAACCATCAGCCCAGAACATGACGCGCCTCATGCCCAAATAGATCTGGCAGGTCTCTTCCAGCCGATCACCATCGCTGGCCTCACGCTCACCAACCGGTTCGTCATGCCGGGTATGCAGCGCGGCTGGTGCGTTGAGGGCCAAGCACCCCAACGTCTTGCCGACTACTACGCGGCACGTGCTCGTGGCGGCGTACAACTCATCATGACCGAATGCGTTGCGGTCGACCATCCGTCGGCAACACGCACGCGAAAGTACGGCCGCCTGGCCGAGGACACTGCGGACGGGTGGGCCCGATGCGCCGATGCTATTCGCGATGCCGGTGGCCACTTCTTCACCCAAATCGGACATGAGGGTGCGCTCGTCGCGGCGCCGGATGGAGACTACTTCGCAACCGCGCCAGTCCAGAGCCCTTCCGGCCTTATGAAGCCCGGCACCGTCGTCGGTAGCCCCGCGACGATCGCCGACCTGGAAGAGGTCAGGGATGCTTTTGTCCGCTCAGCACGAATCGCCAAACGGATTGGCGCGAATGGCGTCGAAATTCATGCCTGTCACGGGTATCTGCTAGATCAGTTCCTGTGGGCAGCCACGAATGTGCGTGACGACGAGTATGGCGGCGCTGAACTGAGCGACCGCGCACGGTTTCCGGCAGAGGTCGTACGTGCTGTTCGTGATGAAGTCGGGTCCGACTTTGTTATCTCCCTGCGATTCTCGCAATGGAAATTGCAGGACTATGGCGCCAGCGTAGTTAAGACGCCCGAAGAACTCTCGATCTTGCTCCGTACATTCGAAGACGCAGGCGTAGATCTTTTTCACGCATCGACTCGCCGATTCGGAGATGCCGAATGGCCTGAATCCGAGCTGGGCCTTGCCGGCTGGACAAGCAAACTTTCGAGCAAGCCTGTCATCGCCGTAGGAGGCGTGGGCCTGACCGTCGACATGGTTGAGACGTTCTCTGGCAAGGATACGAACGCGTCGCCGGACATCAATTTCCCCTCCCTGGCGAAACGATTCAGCGCGAACGAGTTCGATCTCATTGCGGTCGGTCGATCCAACATTGCGGACCCGGATTGGGTCGCGAAAGTGCGCGATGGTCGTCCCGATTTCATTCGCCAATTCAAGCTCGCAGATCTGGGTGATATCGCGGAAGAAGCCAAGCAGGCTTCGACCAAGGCTTCATAAACAGATGTTCAGACGGCCCACGACTTTCCTTCGCAGGGGCGCCTGAATTCTTCCACTTCCAAATAATCCACAGAGGAAAACATGGCTGAGAAAACACATGAAAACCGGATAGCGGTCGTGACCGGCGCAGCACAAGGCATTGGGCGAGAGGTTGCTGTCCGCCTGGCGGCACGTGGCGCGAAGGTCGCACTCGTCGATTTGAAAAAGCCCGTCGAAACTGCATCCTTGATTGGGGACGCGGCCATCGCTATCGAAGCCGACATTTCCAGCGAAGGCGGCTGGAAACACACGGCGGAGCTCGTCGAGCGCGAC
This region of Paraburkholderia terrae genomic DNA includes:
- a CDS encoding MFS transporter, with protein sequence MTHPSAFTATQQTTEPRPGARAWYAVGLLLCLYILAFFGRQIISLLVDPLEKSLGLTEVQIGLLIGFAFTLVYAIGGLAFGWLVDTFPRKIIIFVGTIVWALSCIGCGLSTSFEWLFVARMGAGIGEATLMPAAYALLSDTFPRRRLATALGIFSFGATFGIAMSLGLGGYLLAMFSHSSGIQTPLGHLDPWQAAFVISGIPPLVFGVLALTLPEPERKKRMPAHPSARPLLLTVLRRRRGIMTAQFAGFSMNALMGYTLMAWAPAFMGRSYGWKSSEIGPALALTLGISGAIATLGSGYLADRMWSRGVKGSHYLVAASALTLSSPLGIVAFLSPSPRIFLLGIFVVYFAAAVSLNMGATSLQVLTPPALRGRLSGLYLFCTNMIGAGLGPLIVAMMTQHLFHDRAKVGIAMAIVTPASALAGAVILGFARRRYAELIATADIALDEPEPAITPTSRDAILGTES
- a CDS encoding HU family DNA-binding protein — protein: MNKHELIDAVASTTGESKVSTGEAIDAILEAVTAAVTRGETVQLIGFGSFSTGARAERTGRNPSTGETITIPAAKTVKFTAGKGFKDVVNAA
- a CDS encoding DUF4148 domain-containing protein, with translation MRNFVTASLAASLLSVCAGSFAQPQLGTAPVSRAQVQKELVDLERAGYDPRNSTAYPDNIQAAQKSVAAERARQDDARKRAPNQDAGSM
- a CDS encoding Rrf2 family transcriptional regulator; its protein translation is MIDLRFSTAFQMVLSVALADHDGFRCTSKMLADGLGANPSFVRQLLVPLGRDGIIAASIGKGGGLHLARAAASITLREIYASITGEKRFLHARPSAPPRCRVSANIEPLFEKVAADADKALLESLQRRNVAEVLSELLRLDKVRVARGGAKIVPEREYILEE
- a CDS encoding DUF4148 domain-containing protein, translated to MKMFAKTVLIAAMIAAPVVSFAQSSQSVSRAQVRAELVQLEEAGYDPHDWLHYPENIQAAEAKVAAQNTAAQGAGVGYGGTANGTSRSGTASGL
- a CDS encoding transposase; this encodes MMGQQGGGQDKLFYSFNLDDHVPRTHLLRGIDRYFDLDGLREHLAPHYSHTGRPSIDPELMIRMLIVGYCFGIRSERRLCEEVHLNLAYRWFCRLGLEDAVPDHSTFSKKRHGRFRDSEALRHVFESVLRRCMSEGLVEGEGFAVDASVVKADANRARGVPGTEVIDWRQGDGPSRAVQEYLSALEEANPAPSDDVESATSPKRISLTDPAARYTAAPGGPAFFAYSTNYLIDLHAGIIVDVEATPAHRTQEVESTKTMVDRVEQRFALKPKRLVGDTAYGTGAMLGWMVQEKGIDPHVPVWQRPPRNDGTFPNSDFHWIERSDEYRCPAGHALRKERRPFKAQRSHITKPGTIIYRSSQTDCASCSMKDQCGPNTPMRKIARSVHEEAREEARAVANTPAYKRSRRERKNVEMLFAHLKRILKLDRLRLRGPSGAHDEFLLAATAQNLRRMAKWLVPVSQQAVTAPT
- a CDS encoding RrF2 family transcriptional regulator — protein: MIDLRFPTALQMVLGIQIAEEDGVRCTSQKLADSLGVNASFVRKLLVPLSRDGIVASSLGKNGGARLARAPATITLRDIYCSVTDDKKIWAARTDVPCQCVASANIVEFFGRIAGEADALVLDMLGRRTVADSIAEIRNLERTRIAQSGQQTGHSRADDAPVCSVVAKMFQP
- a CDS encoding porin, which codes for MLLLSAHARAESELTLYGILDNSIEFTNAGNGMTVKMDSGGLNTSRFGLKGTENVGGGYMIKFQLEQGISTTNGAATNPSATFGRQAWVGVAAPWGEVRMGLQNTPVYIPVVGVMDAFTVNTVASGLDSFLSISPRQRNAITYLTPDFNGLTGQVMVSLRDTSTKPSNGLGAYNLAVEYTRGAFNSAVGYQRVTNFTGTSTLNALFAGMNYGFGPLRVFAGYHNAKITDSVDKDVYSLSASYQFSPSIWLSFGGAHAHDRTGKGNGGDQVGLMYWYFVSKRTTLYASAAFLANHNQATFTINGEPIGIPVAYPGADPRGVQLGIQHRF